One part of the Luteibacter yeojuensis genome encodes these proteins:
- a CDS encoding dermonecrotic toxin domain-containing protein — MHDLPSMVRRGLAAALFATAPSLPVGATTQTSMLAQDDHNTQVNAVKPVTTSGSDPVPVEPASSFDTPAMLTSPAFAPLFVTPEEAQAYWDMLVRSYGWSPPDPRSVAGSFIKERLGIDGDEYVVAHFATTQKRMEGSADKVIVLTDALMNAFPEHSRHTFFGAFSDAVDGLNTGGAKSPTALGFLGSLFTCANAGECFSRTGRFLWSRTGPGYIYNTFVGEGNVVDTLREDARPLDLAFGIYPKSSTFLPEHCSTLLLSQVLAKFKEEGPFSELPYIRRLQAEFDRYWETAKTEWPLLARYQFVHEARRALARGVLTQKQYELVMKGGAPQVPLHGPIALSQLRNTPADISVDVRRLDVNGYAASDILRFVAKDFSEVVYIPGARSPFVAFRNGRVLRAWVVRQARSRGTLDDLLSHFSIYNLQDGTFRTGVAQGLAHLADGRWAPNGRTIDARNLRIRGDVFEDMRIQVEARLRDDARMRTSTAWDAWRTTLQRTAAVLGPVGYVPPLAIPVQTGSALFALGTGIDEGINGRTTGERRNALENAVMTVITSVAAGGALGDFASDLPAAKSSPWTLVPEIEVVPPSPSVSAMSSASEGAGQLTTGGVPLSPSLRTTPLSETPPAPSTPTPVKRVSAPVPPDPGQDSGQDPAETRIAHSMGSISSDRLSSAVPGIPSPPESSTSASESMQVPSTSGGAGFQPRRAFSPQGVGFRQPFNRIAAERQAGRLGYLVQRVPTDAAGWVRRTIDLKKSEIDEARYRLEDFRADSLTTNLAGYQLSFDHSLVFRVDSRRPRELLRGEGFGRSSEFNDLTPMLMQPSTIGSASLRASNLVFTSWQEGFSCLPCRPNFHQYAVWTERRPVATASDNHDPQLYDSILDEVHFPANVSAENIYIVDSFDPAYARALADIYQSPYVSTPYGVPLDAFEEYIAGRLDIRAANRFTERRLPGSQRSSPLPSNGSPPTPATIPSSDTPATLP, encoded by the coding sequence ATGCACGACTTGCCTTCCATGGTGCGACGCGGGCTCGCGGCAGCTTTGTTTGCGACTGCGCCTTCACTGCCCGTCGGCGCGACGACGCAGACGAGCATGCTCGCGCAGGATGACCACAACACGCAGGTCAATGCGGTAAAGCCGGTGACGACATCCGGCAGCGACCCGGTTCCCGTCGAACCTGCGTCGTCATTCGACACACCCGCGATGCTGACGTCCCCCGCTTTCGCGCCCCTGTTCGTCACGCCGGAAGAAGCCCAGGCTTATTGGGATATGCTCGTTCGGAGCTACGGATGGTCGCCCCCCGATCCGAGAAGCGTGGCGGGGTCATTCATCAAGGAGCGGCTTGGCATCGATGGCGACGAGTACGTCGTCGCTCACTTCGCGACGACGCAGAAACGCATGGAGGGCAGTGCGGACAAGGTCATCGTGCTTACCGATGCGCTCATGAACGCGTTTCCCGAGCACTCGAGGCACACCTTTTTCGGCGCGTTCTCGGACGCCGTGGATGGCTTGAACACGGGCGGCGCGAAGAGTCCCACGGCGCTCGGGTTCCTCGGAAGCCTCTTCACCTGCGCGAATGCCGGAGAGTGCTTCTCGAGGACCGGCAGGTTCCTCTGGAGCAGGACGGGGCCGGGGTATATCTACAACACCTTCGTTGGCGAGGGGAACGTCGTCGATACCTTACGCGAGGATGCGCGCCCTCTCGACCTGGCCTTCGGCATCTATCCGAAATCCTCCACGTTCCTCCCGGAACACTGCAGCACTTTGTTGCTGTCGCAGGTCCTGGCCAAGTTCAAGGAAGAGGGGCCTTTTTCCGAACTCCCCTATATCCGGCGTCTGCAAGCGGAATTCGACAGGTACTGGGAAACGGCGAAGACCGAATGGCCACTCCTGGCCCGATATCAGTTCGTCCATGAGGCGCGGCGTGCGCTGGCCCGCGGCGTGCTCACGCAGAAACAGTACGAACTGGTCATGAAAGGTGGTGCGCCGCAGGTGCCATTGCATGGGCCGATTGCATTATCGCAATTGCGGAATACTCCCGCAGATATCTCCGTTGACGTCAGGCGCCTCGACGTCAACGGTTATGCAGCCAGCGACATACTCCGTTTTGTCGCGAAGGATTTCAGCGAGGTAGTGTACATCCCCGGCGCCCGGTCGCCCTTCGTCGCCTTCCGCAACGGACGCGTCCTTCGCGCGTGGGTAGTCCGGCAGGCGAGGAGCCGCGGAACGCTGGACGATCTGCTGTCGCATTTCTCGATCTACAACCTCCAGGACGGCACGTTCCGGACGGGCGTTGCGCAGGGATTGGCCCATCTTGCCGATGGGCGCTGGGCTCCCAACGGCCGGACGATCGACGCGAGGAATTTAAGGATCCGCGGCGACGTCTTCGAGGACATGCGGATTCAGGTCGAAGCACGACTGCGCGACGACGCACGCATGCGGACCAGCACGGCGTGGGACGCGTGGCGTACCACGCTCCAACGGACCGCTGCCGTGCTCGGTCCCGTGGGCTATGTGCCGCCATTGGCCATCCCCGTGCAGACGGGCAGCGCGCTCTTTGCGCTTGGTACGGGAATCGACGAGGGCATCAACGGAAGGACGACTGGCGAGAGGCGGAATGCCCTCGAGAATGCCGTCATGACGGTCATTACCAGTGTTGCCGCAGGCGGGGCCCTGGGCGACTTCGCCTCGGATTTGCCGGCGGCGAAGTCATCGCCATGGACTCTCGTGCCAGAGATCGAGGTCGTTCCTCCTTCCCCCTCCGTGAGTGCGATGTCGTCCGCCTCGGAGGGGGCCGGCCAGCTGACGACCGGCGGTGTGCCTTTGTCGCCTTCCTTGCGGACGACGCCTCTATCGGAGACGCCGCCCGCACCATCAACACCGACGCCGGTCAAACGGGTGTCCGCGCCAGTGCCACCGGATCCGGGTCAGGATTCGGGTCAGGATCCGGCTGAGACGCGGATCGCCCATTCGATGGGATCGATATCGTCCGATCGCCTGTCCTCGGCGGTACCCGGCATCCCGTCGCCGCCCGAGTCCAGCACGTCGGCAAGTGAAAGCATGCAAGTGCCGTCGACATCGGGGGGCGCCGGATTCCAGCCGCGCCGCGCCTTCAGTCCACAAGGCGTCGGCTTCAGGCAGCCGTTCAACCGGATCGCCGCGGAAAGACAGGCGGGCAGGCTCGGCTACCTTGTCCAGCGCGTGCCGACCGATGCCGCTGGGTGGGTCCGCAGGACGATCGATCTCAAGAAATCCGAGATCGACGAGGCGCGTTATCGCCTTGAAGATTTCAGGGCTGACTCGCTGACGACGAACCTGGCGGGGTACCAGCTTTCCTTCGATCATTCGCTCGTGTTTCGGGTGGATTCCCGCAGGCCGCGGGAGTTGTTGCGGGGCGAAGGGTTCGGGCGCTCCTCGGAGTTCAACGATCTGACGCCGATGCTCATGCAGCCCTCCACCATCGGCAGCGCGTCGCTGCGGGCGAGCAACCTGGTGTTCACCAGCTGGCAGGAAGGCTTTTCCTGCCTGCCGTGCCGGCCGAACTTCCATCAGTACGCGGTATGGACCGAGCGGCGTCCCGTGGCGACCGCATCCGACAATCACGATCCGCAGCTTTACGATTCGATCCTCGACGAGGTTCACTTTCCGGCCAATGTTTCGGCGGAGAACATCTACATCGTCGATTCGTTCGATCCGGCCTATGCGCGGGCACTGGCCGACATCTACCAGTCGCCGTACGTCTCGACGCCCTATGGCGTCCCCCTGGATGCCTTCGAGGAATACATCGCCGGCCGGCTGGATATCCGTGCCGCGAACAGGTTCACTGAACGGCGCTTGCCCGGTTCCCAGCGGTCGTCGCCATTGCCGTCGAACGGATCCCCCCCCACGCCCGCAACGATTCCGTCTTCCGACACGCCGGCAACCTTGCCCTAG
- a CDS encoding MFS transporter, with translation MVHSLEVLVDGSSPVAPAVVDRRIRHGTAAFRRTNLALFSSGFATFGLLYCVQPLMPDFSRAFGVDAATSSLSLSLTTGVLAVAMLFAGAISDAWGRKPVMLASLLGSSVLVLLTATVHGWWTLLVLRTLLGVTLAGLPAVAMTYLSEEVHGESLGFAMGLYIGGNAIGGMGGRLISGFAADHGSWRFALALIGMLGLLAAALVAKGLPPSLHFVKRRAHPRALLSSFGSLWKDKGLPWLFAEGFLLMGAFVTIYNYVSFRLLAPPYSLSQSHVGAIFMVYLVGVVGSAWIGSIADRLGRRRVLWATLTIMLAGVILTASTSLWVIVGGIAVLTFGFFGGHSIASSWVGKRAAFARAHASSFYLFSYYMGSSVAGSLGGLAWTHGGWNGVVCYAAALVVAGLAIALRLRGLTPSASAS, from the coding sequence ATGGTTCATTCCCTGGAGGTTCTTGTGGACGGCTCGTCGCCCGTCGCGCCGGCGGTTGTCGACCGGCGTATCCGGCATGGTACCGCCGCGTTCCGGCGTACCAACCTGGCATTGTTTTCGTCCGGTTTCGCCACCTTCGGACTGCTGTATTGCGTGCAGCCGCTCATGCCCGATTTTTCGCGCGCGTTCGGCGTGGACGCCGCGACCAGCAGTCTGTCACTGTCGCTCACCACGGGCGTCCTGGCGGTGGCCATGCTGTTCGCCGGGGCCATCTCCGACGCGTGGGGGCGGAAGCCCGTGATGCTGGCATCGCTCCTGGGTTCGTCGGTGCTGGTGCTGCTCACCGCCACGGTGCACGGTTGGTGGACGCTCCTGGTCCTGCGCACCTTGCTCGGTGTCACGCTGGCAGGCCTGCCCGCCGTGGCGATGACCTACCTGAGCGAGGAAGTCCATGGCGAATCGCTGGGTTTCGCCATGGGCCTGTACATCGGCGGTAACGCGATCGGCGGCATGGGCGGGCGGCTCATTTCCGGCTTCGCCGCCGACCACGGCTCCTGGCGGTTCGCCCTGGCACTGATCGGCATGCTGGGGCTGCTCGCAGCCGCCCTCGTCGCCAAGGGCCTGCCTCCGTCGCTGCACTTCGTGAAGCGCCGCGCGCATCCGCGGGCCTTGCTGTCGTCGTTCGGTTCGCTCTGGAAAGACAAAGGCCTGCCCTGGTTGTTCGCCGAAGGTTTCCTGTTGATGGGTGCCTTCGTCACCATCTACAACTACGTGTCGTTCCGCCTGCTGGCGCCGCCGTATTCCCTTTCGCAGTCGCACGTCGGCGCGATCTTCATGGTCTACCTTGTCGGCGTCGTCGGCTCCGCATGGATCGGGTCGATCGCGGACAGACTGGGGCGCCGTCGCGTACTTTGGGCGACACTGACGATCATGCTGGCGGGCGTGATACTCACGGCCAGTACGTCGTTGTGGGTGATCGTGGGCGGCATCGCCGTGCTCACTTTCGGCTTCTTCGGCGGGCATTCGATCGCGAGCAGTTGGGTGGGCAAGCGCGCGGCGTTCGCCCGAGCGCACGCCTCGTCGTTCTACCTGTTCTCGTACTACATGGGTTCGAGCGTCGCCGGCTCGCTGGGCGGACTGGCATGGACGCACGGGGGCTGGAATGGCGTGGTCTGCTACGCCGCCGCGCTGGTCGTCGCCGGCCTCGCGATCGCGCTGCGGCTGCGCGGGCTCACGCCTTCAGCATCAGCTTCGTGA
- a CDS encoding LysR family transcriptional regulator, with the protein MSVELRHLRYFIAVAEELHFSRAAERLGISQPPLSQQIRDLESTLGVRLLRRTNRRVALTAAGQVYLDAARDIVAKVDDAGDMARRAERGEIGELRVAFTRSTPLSEGFPRAIRAFREAYPAVRLELLERNTLQQLEYLLDGRQQVGLVRGTALPPTLVTHKLVDDPLVAVLRADHPLARRKRPLHMEELAEESFIVFTRAAGTGIHDQLLTMCRNAGFVPRIAQEAGESSTMIGLVAAGMGVAILPRSLRQVQVDGVAYVGIASPDAASALYVAHRRDDDSPLVKAFTKLMLKA; encoded by the coding sequence ATGAGCGTCGAACTCCGGCACCTGCGTTATTTCATCGCCGTGGCCGAAGAGCTCCATTTCAGTCGCGCCGCGGAACGGCTGGGCATTTCCCAACCCCCGCTCAGCCAGCAGATCCGCGACCTCGAAAGCACGCTCGGCGTGCGCCTCCTGCGCCGTACCAACCGCCGTGTCGCACTCACCGCCGCGGGACAGGTGTACCTCGACGCGGCGAGGGACATCGTGGCGAAGGTGGACGATGCCGGCGACATGGCGCGTCGCGCCGAGCGCGGCGAGATCGGCGAATTGCGCGTGGCCTTTACCCGTAGCACCCCGCTGAGCGAGGGCTTCCCGCGTGCGATACGCGCGTTCCGCGAAGCATATCCCGCCGTGCGCCTCGAACTGCTCGAGCGCAACACGCTGCAGCAACTGGAATACCTGCTCGATGGGCGCCAGCAGGTTGGCCTGGTGCGCGGTACCGCGCTTCCACCCACGCTCGTCACGCACAAGCTGGTCGACGATCCACTGGTAGCCGTGCTGCGCGCCGATCATCCGCTGGCCCGGCGCAAGCGCCCGCTCCACATGGAGGAACTGGCGGAAGAAAGCTTCATCGTGTTCACCCGTGCCGCGGGCACCGGCATCCACGACCAGTTGCTGACCATGTGCCGCAATGCCGGCTTCGTGCCGCGCATCGCGCAGGAAGCCGGCGAATCCTCCACCATGATCGGGCTCGTCGCCGCCGGCATGGGCGTCGCCATCCTTCCGCGTTCCCTGCGCCAGGTGCAGGTGGACGGCGTAGCCTATGTCGGCATCGCCTCGCCCGACGCGGCGAGCGCGCTCTACGTCGCGCACCGCCGCGACGACGATTCGCCGCTCGTGAAGGCCTTCACGAAGCTGATGCTGAAGGCGTGA
- a CDS encoding acyl-CoA thioesterase, whose protein sequence is MSDTHVGELVELLELERLEDNFFRGQSRDIGTRFVFGGQVLGQALSAAQLTVDPRREAHSLHAYFLRAGDIDAPIVYSVERTRDGGSFSSRRVVAIQHGQPILNSSISFQEPETGYEHQISMPEVPAPEDVEPMPSVSAEQLGRLPEKTQRWLGVDGPFEFRHVWPRDELRPAKRPPYQHIWFRLTAPIEDTLSLHQALLAYASDFHLIGTATLPHGISYLTRNMQMASLDHALWFHRPFRIDEWLLYSFDSPTSQGSRGLARGTIYTRDGVLVASTAQEGLIRVRPG, encoded by the coding sequence ATGTCGGACACCCACGTCGGCGAACTCGTCGAACTGCTCGAACTCGAACGCCTGGAAGACAACTTCTTCCGCGGCCAGAGCCGCGACATCGGCACGCGCTTCGTCTTCGGCGGCCAGGTGCTCGGCCAGGCGCTGTCGGCCGCGCAGCTCACGGTCGATCCGCGCCGCGAAGCGCATTCCCTGCACGCCTACTTCCTGCGCGCCGGCGACATCGACGCGCCCATCGTCTACAGCGTCGAGCGCACGCGCGACGGCGGTTCGTTCTCCTCGCGCCGCGTCGTGGCGATCCAGCACGGCCAGCCGATCCTCAACAGTTCCATCTCGTTCCAGGAACCGGAAACCGGCTACGAGCACCAGATCTCCATGCCCGAGGTCCCCGCACCGGAAGACGTGGAGCCGATGCCCTCGGTGTCCGCCGAACAGCTGGGCCGCCTGCCCGAGAAGACGCAGCGCTGGCTCGGTGTCGACGGTCCGTTCGAGTTCCGCCATGTCTGGCCGCGCGACGAACTGCGCCCGGCGAAGCGGCCGCCCTACCAGCACATATGGTTCCGCCTCACCGCGCCCATCGAGGACACTTTGTCGCTGCATCAGGCCTTGCTGGCCTATGCGTCCGATTTCCACCTGATCGGCACGGCCACGCTGCCGCACGGGATTTCCTATCTCACGCGGAACATGCAGATGGCGAGCCTGGACCACGCGCTCTGGTTCCACCGGCCGTTCCGCATCGACGAGTGGCTGCTGTACTCCTTCGACAGCCCCACCTCGCAGGGTTCGCGCGGCCTTGCGCGCGGCACCATCTACACCCGCGACGGCGTCCTCGTCGCGTCCACGGCGCAGGAAGGCCTGATCCGCGTCCGCCCAGGCTGA
- a CDS encoding N-acetylmuramoyl-L-alanine amidase has product MIDILDAPLPYESLLPGRKPDEIDLVVIHCTELPDLAMAREYGERVLYDSGAGNSGHYYIDRDGSVLCYIDPLRVAHHTRGYNPRSIGIELVNTGRYPDWFHSARQTMTEPYPERQIEGLRALLDHLVERFPSLRHIAGHEDLDTAMVPSSDDPENEVARKRDPGPQFPWARAYDAGRLGRLAG; this is encoded by the coding sequence ATGATCGACATCCTCGACGCCCCCCTGCCCTACGAATCGCTCCTGCCCGGCCGCAAGCCGGACGAGATCGACCTCGTCGTGATCCACTGCACCGAGCTGCCCGACCTCGCCATGGCCCGCGAATACGGCGAGCGCGTGCTCTACGATTCGGGCGCAGGCAACAGCGGCCATTACTACATCGACCGGGACGGTTCGGTGCTCTGCTACATCGATCCGCTGCGCGTCGCTCACCACACCCGCGGATACAACCCCCGCTCGATCGGCATCGAGCTGGTGAATACCGGCCGCTACCCGGACTGGTTCCACTCCGCGCGGCAGACGATGACCGAGCCTTACCCCGAGCGGCAGATCGAAGGGCTGCGCGCCCTGCTCGACCACCTCGTGGAACGTTTCCCCTCCCTGCGCCACATCGCCGGCCACGAGGACCTCGACACGGCGATGGTGCCGTCCAGCGACGATCCGGAGAACGAGGTAGCGCGCAAACGGGATCCGGGCCCGCAGTTTCCCTGGGCCCGTGCCTACGATGCGGGGCGGCTCGGCCGGCTCGCCGGGTAG
- a CDS encoding alpha/beta hydrolase yields MRGHIILSHGSDSGPDATKVSALAALAESLGWSTVRPDYREDDARGHAGSIDPRLARLSAAIAASPMPPVLVGSSMGAFVSGLASLDAPVAGLFLLALPARIPGYPRAFAVRPDVPAFLVHGYEDDVCPLDEALGFARRHAIPALLVRDDHRLGSTLPDIEAEFRRFLGGLA; encoded by the coding sequence ATGCGCGGCCATATCATTCTTTCCCACGGTTCCGATTCCGGCCCCGACGCCACCAAGGTGAGCGCGCTCGCCGCCCTGGCCGAATCGCTCGGCTGGAGCACGGTGCGACCGGACTACCGCGAGGACGATGCCCGTGGCCACGCGGGTTCCATCGATCCCCGCCTGGCGCGGCTGTCGGCCGCCATCGCGGCCTCGCCGATGCCCCCCGTCCTCGTGGGCTCCAGCATGGGCGCCTTCGTTTCCGGCCTGGCCTCTCTGGACGCCCCCGTCGCCGGCCTGTTCCTGCTCGCGCTGCCGGCGCGCATCCCCGGTTACCCGCGGGCGTTCGCCGTCCGCCCCGATGTGCCCGCGTTCCTCGTCCACGGCTACGAGGATGACGTGTGCCCCCTGGACGAGGCGCTGGGCTTCGCCCGTCGCCACGCCATCCCCGCCCTCCTGGTGCGGGACGACCATCGCCTGGGCTCGACCCTGCCCGATATCGAGGCGGAGTTCCGCCGCTTCCTTGGCGGCCTGGCATGA
- the rlmKL gene encoding bifunctional 23S rRNA (guanine(2069)-N(7))-methyltransferase RlmK/23S rRNA (guanine(2445)-N(2))-methyltransferase RlmL → MSAFFATCPKGLEYLLKDELTALGAGEVREALAGVSFTGTMDTAYRACLWSRMASRVLLPLAEFDAADPEALYAGVQGIDWAEHLAAHGTLAVDANTAQSKLTHSQFIALKTKDGIVDQFRAASGARPDVDPEEPDLRVNVRLRRDRATVSIDLSGSPLHRRGWREQQGEAPLKENLAAAMLVRAQWPRIYAEGGALVDPMCGSGTLLIEGALMAADVAPGLRRDYYGFLGWLKHDYALWRSIYDEAKARADEGLRALRPVFFGSDSDPHMVQTAKRNAQSAGVAGFVHLDRRDAVHVEPPPGTPLGLVITNPPYGERLGDRAELPLLYRDLGQALKDRFAGWRAAVLAGDEELGRALRLSPDKRYALYNGALETPLLTFSLRARDEAPREAKPLSAGAQMLKNRLEKNVRHLRKRLAREGITCWRAYDQDLPEYAAAIDVYEDWLHVQEYKAPQDVPADVARIRVREIVRVAGEVFGVPRERIAVKTRERGKGGSKYGQFDQRGEFVEVHEGGLSFLINPTDYLDTGLFLDHRLVRARIRELAAGKHFLNLFAYTGTASVYAAAGGARDTTTVDLSGTYLDWASRNLALNGFTGNRHRLVQEDAFTFLRNRSMQYGLIYVDPPTFSNSKKADDFDVQRDHAELLLLCAERLLPDGVIVFSNNFRRFQLDRAALEPHLSIEDWSAPSIPFDFTRRHDIHGCWLLRKPFVNPWKT, encoded by the coding sequence ATGAGCGCCTTCTTCGCCACCTGCCCGAAAGGGCTGGAATACCTGCTGAAGGACGAACTGACCGCCCTCGGTGCCGGCGAGGTGCGCGAGGCGCTGGCCGGCGTATCGTTCACCGGCACCATGGATACGGCTTACCGGGCCTGCCTCTGGTCGCGCATGGCCAGTCGCGTGCTGCTGCCGCTGGCGGAGTTCGATGCCGCCGACCCGGAGGCGCTCTATGCCGGCGTACAGGGGATCGACTGGGCCGAGCACCTCGCGGCGCACGGCACGCTGGCCGTGGACGCCAACACCGCGCAGAGCAAGCTCACGCACAGCCAGTTCATCGCGCTGAAAACGAAGGACGGCATCGTCGACCAGTTCCGCGCCGCCAGCGGCGCGCGTCCCGATGTCGATCCCGAGGAGCCCGACCTGCGGGTGAACGTGCGCCTCCGCCGCGACCGGGCCACGGTGTCGATCGACCTGTCCGGTTCGCCCCTGCATCGCCGGGGCTGGCGCGAGCAGCAGGGCGAGGCGCCGCTGAAGGAAAACCTCGCCGCCGCCATGCTCGTCCGCGCGCAGTGGCCGCGCATCTATGCCGAAGGCGGCGCGCTGGTCGATCCGATGTGCGGCTCCGGCACGCTGCTGATCGAAGGCGCGCTCATGGCCGCCGACGTGGCGCCGGGCCTGCGCCGCGATTACTACGGCTTCCTCGGCTGGCTGAAGCACGACTACGCGCTCTGGCGCTCGATCTACGACGAGGCGAAGGCACGCGCCGACGAGGGTCTGCGTGCCCTGCGCCCCGTGTTCTTTGGCAGCGACTCCGATCCGCACATGGTGCAGACCGCCAAACGCAACGCGCAGAGCGCGGGTGTCGCGGGTTTCGTCCACCTCGACCGGCGCGACGCCGTTCATGTCGAGCCGCCGCCAGGGACGCCGCTGGGCCTCGTCATCACCAATCCGCCGTATGGCGAGCGCCTCGGCGACCGCGCCGAGCTGCCGCTGCTTTACCGCGACCTCGGCCAGGCGCTGAAAGACCGCTTCGCGGGCTGGCGCGCCGCCGTGCTGGCCGGCGACGAGGAACTGGGTCGGGCCCTGCGCCTCAGCCCGGACAAGCGCTACGCGCTGTACAACGGTGCCCTGGAAACCCCGCTGCTCACGTTCTCGCTGCGCGCCCGCGACGAGGCGCCGCGCGAGGCGAAGCCGCTTTCGGCCGGGGCGCAGATGCTGAAGAACCGGCTGGAGAAGAACGTCCGCCACTTGCGCAAGCGCCTGGCCCGCGAGGGCATCACCTGCTGGCGCGCCTACGACCAGGACCTTCCGGAATACGCCGCGGCCATCGACGTGTACGAAGACTGGCTGCACGTCCAGGAATACAAGGCCCCGCAGGATGTCCCGGCCGACGTTGCACGCATCCGCGTCCGCGAGATCGTGCGGGTGGCGGGGGAGGTCTTCGGGGTGCCGCGCGAGCGGATCGCGGTGAAGACCCGCGAACGCGGCAAGGGCGGCTCCAAGTACGGCCAGTTCGACCAGAGGGGAGAATTCGTGGAGGTCCACGAGGGCGGCCTGTCCTTCCTCATCAACCCCACCGATTACCTGGACACCGGCCTGTTCCTCGACCATCGCCTGGTGCGGGCACGGATTCGCGAACTCGCGGCAGGCAAGCACTTCCTGAACCTGTTCGCCTACACCGGCACCGCCAGCGTCTATGCGGCGGCCGGCGGCGCGCGGGACACCACCACGGTGGATCTTTCCGGTACTTACCTGGATTGGGCCTCGCGCAACCTCGCCCTGAACGGCTTCACCGGCAACCGCCACCGCCTGGTCCAGGAGGATGCGTTCACCTTCCTGCGCAATCGCTCCATGCAGTACGGGCTGATCTACGTGGATCCACCGACCTTCTCCAACTCGAAGAAGGCCGACGATTTCGACGTCCAGCGCGATCACGCCGAACTCCTGCTGCTCTGCGCGGAGCGCCTGCTGCCGGATGGGGTGATCGTCTTCTCGAACAACTTCCGCCGCTTCCAGCTTGATCGGGCGGCCCTGGAGCCCCATCTTTCCATCGAAGACTGGAGCGCACCGAGTATCCCGTTCGACTTTACCCGGCGCCACGACATCCACGGCTGCTGGCTGCTTCGGAAGCCGTTCGTGAATCCGTGGAAAACGTGA
- a CDS encoding PLP-dependent aminotransferase family protein — MKLTIPLDDNGPLGRQIFEGLREAILSGRLRAGDRLPSTRDLAEQWGVSRTIVVIAFEQLLAEGYVGSRRGSGTYVLPGIAARIVDRREETIALSAYGRRAQAASAAIVPAAVARPRRYDFAYGRGDVTDFPFAQWRQLLAKHARKMSVRDLDYGVPAGNLALREAICDHVARSRGVACDPSQIVVVSGSQQAIDLIVRVLVDAGDTVAIEDPHYQGTRAVLAMSGARLHAVDVDDAGLDPEHLPSSARALFLTPSHQFPTGTVLTIPRRLAILDWARRSNAVVVEDDYDGEFRYDGQPLQSLQGLDTAGRVIYVGTFSRTIFAALRVGYLIVPKSLVDAFATAKWLADRHTAGLEQRVLAEFIGSGAYERYLRRVRRSLSLRRDALVDAVEDAFGGTMRMTGAASGAHVVLWPAGDFDEERAIDTAAANDVGVYPLSGYFVGPGKPGLLLGYSQMSAADIREGIRRLAGALHARR, encoded by the coding sequence ATGAAACTGACCATACCACTCGATGACAACGGCCCCCTCGGCCGCCAGATTTTCGAGGGCCTTCGCGAGGCGATCCTGTCGGGCCGGTTGCGCGCCGGCGACCGACTGCCTTCGACGCGCGACCTCGCCGAGCAATGGGGAGTCTCGCGGACCATCGTCGTGATCGCGTTCGAGCAGTTGCTGGCCGAAGGTTATGTCGGGAGCCGCCGCGGCTCGGGGACATACGTGCTGCCTGGCATCGCTGCGCGGATTGTCGATCGCCGCGAGGAAACGATCGCCCTTTCGGCGTATGGCAGGCGCGCCCAAGCAGCCAGCGCGGCCATCGTTCCGGCCGCCGTCGCAAGACCCCGGCGGTACGATTTCGCCTATGGCCGGGGCGACGTGACGGACTTCCCATTCGCGCAGTGGCGACAACTCCTGGCAAAGCACGCGAGGAAGATGTCGGTTCGCGATCTGGACTATGGCGTACCGGCAGGGAACCTCGCGCTCCGGGAAGCCATCTGCGATCACGTGGCACGCTCTCGAGGCGTTGCCTGCGATCCTTCGCAGATCGTGGTCGTCAGCGGATCCCAACAGGCCATCGACCTGATCGTCCGCGTGCTGGTCGACGCCGGCGACACGGTCGCCATCGAGGACCCGCACTACCAGGGCACGCGCGCGGTCCTCGCCATGTCCGGCGCGCGCCTGCATGCCGTGGACGTCGACGACGCGGGACTCGATCCGGAGCACCTGCCCTCCTCCGCGCGGGCGCTCTTCCTCACGCCGTCCCACCAGTTCCCGACCGGAACCGTCCTGACCATCCCGCGCCGGCTGGCGATCCTCGACTGGGCCAGGCGATCCAATGCGGTCGTGGTGGAGGACGATTACGATGGCGAGTTCCGCTACGACGGGCAACCACTGCAATCCCTCCAGGGCCTGGATACCGCCGGACGGGTCATCTATGTCGGGACGTTCTCGCGCACGATCTTCGCCGCGCTCCGCGTCGGCTACCTCATCGTGCCGAAGTCGCTCGTCGATGCCTTCGCGACGGCCAAGTGGCTTGCCGACCGGCATACGGCGGGACTCGAGCAGCGCGTACTTGCCGAATTCATCGGTTCGGGAGCCTACGAGCGTTACCTTCGCCGCGTGCGCCGAAGCCTTTCCCTGCGCCGCGACGCGCTCGTCGACGCGGTCGAAGACGCCTTTGGAGGCACGATGCGAATGACCGGCGCCGCTTCGGGCGCACACGTCGTGTTATGGCCGGCCGGCGACTTCGACGAAGAGCGGGCCATCGACACCGCGGCCGCCAACGACGTGGGCGTCTATCCGCTGTCGGGTTACTTCGTGGGCCCGGGGAAACCCGGGCTCCTCCTCGGCTACTCGCAGATGAGCGCGGCCGATATCCGCGAAGGCATCCGCAGGCTCGCGGGCGCGCTCCACGCGCGGCGCTGA